The following are encoded together in the Candidatus Methylomirabilota bacterium genome:
- the rplX gene encoding 50S ribosomal protein L24, with protein sequence MAWMVKKDDLVEVLSGKEKGKRGKVLRIVKGKDRVMVEKLMMVKRHTKPGQHSQQGGILEIEGTINSSNVGVICSSCDRPVRMKTKTLEGGRRVRACARCGEAIE encoded by the coding sequence ATGGCGTGGATGGTTAAGAAGGACGACCTCGTTGAGGTATTGTCGGGCAAAGAGAAAGGCAAGCGCGGCAAGGTGCTAAGGATTGTGAAGGGCAAGGACCGGGTTATGGTCGAAAAACTCATGATGGTCAAGCGCCACACTAAGCCCGGCCAGCACTCCCAGCAAGGGGGTATTCTGGAAATAGAGGGGACCATCAATAGCTCTAACGTAGGGGTGATCTGTTCAAGTTGCGACCGGCCCGTGCGTATGAAAACCAAGACCCTCGAGGGGGGTAGGCGAGTACGTGCGTGCGCCCGATGCGGCGAGGCAATTGAATAG
- the rplE gene encoding 50S ribosomal protein L5, whose product MARLKERYQNEVVPELVRRFGYRNLMQVPKVDKVVVNVGVGEAILDVKLLDTVVEELAAITGQQPVLTRAKKSIANFKLRTGMPIGCKVTLRQVRMYEFLDRLINASLPRVRDFRGVNARGFDGRGNYCLGIKEQIIFPEIEYDKIAQFHGLGITIVTTAETDEEGEALLALMGMPFRT is encoded by the coding sequence ATGGCCCGACTTAAAGAACGCTATCAAAATGAGGTCGTCCCCGAACTTGTTCGTCGGTTCGGGTACCGAAATCTCATGCAAGTGCCGAAGGTGGACAAGGTCGTTGTCAATGTGGGAGTGGGCGAGGCCATCCTAGATGTCAAGCTCCTCGATACCGTCGTGGAGGAGCTGGCGGCCATCACCGGTCAGCAACCAGTCCTCACCCGGGCCAAGAAGTCCATCGCCAATTTCAAACTCCGTACGGGGATGCCTATAGGATGTAAAGTGACCCTCCGGCAGGTGCGCATGTATGAGTTTCTGGACCGACTGATCAACGCCTCCCTGCCCCGTGTTCGGGACTTCCGAGGCGTCAACGCACGCGGGTTCGATGGCCGGGGTAACTACTGCCTGGGAATCAAGGAGCAGATTATCTTCCCCGAGATCGAGTACGACAAAATCGCCCAGTTTCACGGGCTGGGCATCACCATCGTGACCACTGCGGAAACCGACGAGGAGGGCGAGGCCCTGCTGGCCCTTATG